From one Nitrospiraceae bacterium genomic stretch:
- a CDS encoding DUF4864 domain-containing protein codes for MRRAFLLLMLLGGLGWWYWGRSVEPVRVIHAQLDAIDKGDYAVAYEYLSTAAKEQMTAQDFMTLVQGNSVIVKHYDRTFLSRKVENNVATINGTVEGIEEQVSDVHYVLVKEGERWKIQTFTWSPPRTISRKGFGVR; via the coding sequence ATGCGGAGGGCATTCCTGCTGCTCATGCTTCTTGGCGGGCTCGGCTGGTGGTATTGGGGCCGAAGTGTGGAACCCGTCCGAGTGATCCACGCTCAGCTCGATGCAATAGACAAGGGCGACTACGCCGTGGCATACGAGTACCTCAGCACAGCGGCCAAGGAGCAGATGACGGCGCAAGACTTCATGACGTTAGTCCAGGGCAACAGCGTGATCGTGAAACACTATGACAGGACTTTTCTCTCGCGGAAAGTGGAGAACAACGTCGCCACCATCAACGGGACCGTAGAGGGGATCGAAGAACAAGTCAGCGACGTCCATTATGTCCTGGTGAAGGAAGGTGAACGTTGGAAGATACAGACCTTTACCTGGTCACCTCCGCGGACAATCAGCAGAAAGGGTTTTGGAGTTCGATAA